Proteins encoded within one genomic window of Lysinibacillus sphaericus:
- a CDS encoding redox-sensing transcriptional repressor Rex encodes MKQEVKIPQATTKRLPLYYRFIQNFAQEGMERISSKELSEAMKIDSATIRRDFSYFGALGKKGYGYDVQHLLTFFSQTLDQHETTKVALIGVGNLGNAFLKYNFQKNHNTHIVVAFDSKAPKEGKMISNIPVYHPDLLEEKYAEYGADLAILTVSSRSAQKMADRLAAMDAKGILNFTPERITVPDSMKLLTIDLSVELQALIYLIRNSDK; translated from the coding sequence TTGAAACAAGAAGTGAAAATTCCACAAGCCACAACTAAAAGACTTCCTCTTTACTATCGATTTATCCAAAACTTTGCGCAAGAAGGAATGGAACGTATTTCATCGAAGGAATTGAGCGAAGCGATGAAAATCGACTCTGCAACGATTCGTCGTGATTTCTCTTATTTTGGTGCGCTTGGGAAAAAGGGATATGGCTACGATGTACAACATCTATTGACATTTTTTAGTCAAACACTAGATCAGCATGAAACAACAAAAGTAGCATTAATCGGTGTGGGGAACTTAGGTAATGCCTTTTTAAAGTATAATTTCCAGAAAAATCATAATACGCACATTGTGGTGGCATTTGATTCGAAGGCGCCTAAGGAAGGGAAAATGATCAGCAATATTCCTGTGTATCATCCCGATTTACTAGAAGAAAAGTATGCTGAATACGGGGCAGACCTAGCTATTTTAACAGTATCTTCACGCTCTGCTCAGAAGATGGCGGATCGCTTAGCTGCAATGGACGCAAAAGGTATTTTAAACTTTACACCAGAGCGAATTACTGTACCCGATTCTATGAAATTATTAACAATAGATTTATCAGTTGAATTGCAAGCGCTTATTTATTTAATAAGAAATAGCGATAAATAA